Proteins encoded in a region of the Lemur catta isolate mLemCat1 chromosome 14, mLemCat1.pri, whole genome shotgun sequence genome:
- the LOC123650080 gene encoding histone H3.3A-like — translation MARTKQTARKSTGGKAPRKQLATKAARKSAPSTGGVKKPHRYRPGTVALREIRRYQKSTELLIRKLPFQRLVREIAQDFKTDLRFQSAAIDALQEASEAYLVGLFEDTNLCATHAKRVTIMPKDIQLARRIRGERA, via the coding sequence ATGGCTCGTACAAAGCAGACTGCCCGCAAATCGACCGGTGGTAAAGCACCCAGGAAGCAACTGGCTACAAAAGCCGCTCGCAAGAGTGCGCCCTCTACTGGAGGGGTGAAGAAACCTCATCGCTACAGGCCTGGTACAGTGGCACTCCGTGAAATTAGACGTTATCAGAAGTCCACTGAACTTCTGATTCGCAAACTTCCTTTCCAGCGTCTGGTGCGAGAAATTGCTCAGGACTTCAAAACAGATCTGCGCTTCCAGAGCGCAGCTATTGATGCTTTGCAGGAGGCAAGTGAGGCCTATCTGGTTGGCCTCTTTGAAGACACCAATCTCTGTGCTACCCATGCCAAACGTGTAACAATTATGCCAAAAGACATCCAGCTAGCACGCCGCATACGTGGAGAACGTGCTTAA